One Nostoc sp. UHCC 0302 DNA window includes the following coding sequences:
- a CDS encoding S-layer homology domain-containing protein — MTNRPPSEPESSQRTALGFDEFIAILIAFATIGAILFWSFSRKDSSWNLNGLLSTSPTPSVQPNQVLPSAAAKVEPNVVPNFNASPSPPPAAVVEPNTTSSPFDSTTPPVLGLPSVNVAPTQSSQAQSPVTSPGNVEPPIAASALPLVTPSAKKSTIPPPIAFNDVPNNFWSRRFIDVLSSRGILKGFPDYSFRPNQAVNRAEFAALLEKAFDQEVGKSATSYKDVPAKFWATPAISQALSAGFLKGYPNNTFKPQQKILRSQVLVALASGLNLKEPASPNQILNVYKDAKNIPQYATGKIAAATANGLVVNYPDPQVLAPNKEATRAEVAAMIHQALVHLGKLEEISSQNIVRSPRVSVRPTSPKKNPNSNFSSGNLVR, encoded by the coding sequence ATGACAAATAGACCTCCTTCTGAACCGGAGTCATCTCAAAGAACTGCCCTTGGCTTTGATGAATTTATAGCCATTCTTATTGCCTTTGCCACCATCGGAGCGATTCTGTTTTGGTCATTTTCCCGCAAGGATTCTAGCTGGAATTTAAACGGACTACTTTCAACTTCCCCAACGCCTTCCGTTCAACCAAATCAAGTATTGCCCTCTGCTGCTGCCAAAGTAGAACCAAATGTTGTCCCTAACTTCAATGCCTCGCCGTCACCTCCACCTGCGGCTGTTGTTGAACCCAACACAACTTCATCCCCTTTTGACAGCACGACTCCTCCAGTTTTGGGCTTGCCTTCTGTTAACGTAGCCCCAACTCAGTCCTCACAAGCACAGAGTCCTGTAACTTCCCCTGGAAATGTGGAGCCACCAATTGCAGCATCGGCGTTGCCTTTAGTAACTCCCTCAGCGAAAAAGTCAACCATTCCGCCACCAATTGCATTTAACGATGTACCTAATAACTTTTGGAGTCGGCGTTTTATAGACGTTCTTTCTTCTCGTGGTATTCTCAAGGGATTTCCTGACTATTCTTTTAGACCAAATCAGGCTGTAAACCGCGCTGAATTTGCTGCCCTACTCGAAAAAGCTTTTGACCAAGAAGTCGGCAAGAGTGCAACATCATATAAAGATGTACCAGCAAAATTCTGGGCAACTCCAGCAATTAGTCAAGCCCTTAGTGCTGGATTTTTAAAAGGCTACCCGAATAATACGTTCAAACCCCAACAAAAAATCTTGCGATCGCAAGTTTTAGTTGCTCTTGCCAGTGGGTTGAATTTAAAAGAACCTGCTTCCCCAAATCAAATATTGAATGTCTATAAAGATGCAAAAAATATTCCGCAATATGCTACTGGCAAAATTGCAGCTGCTACAGCCAATGGCCTTGTAGTTAACTATCCAGATCCACAAGTTTTGGCTCCTAATAAAGAAGCTACTCGTGCTGAGGTCGCAGCGATGATCCATCAAGCCTTAGTACACTTGGGTAAATTAGAAGAAATTTCATCTCAAAATATTGTGCGATCGCCAAGAGTATCTGTTCGCCCAACATCGCCAAAGAAAAATCCGAACAGTAACTTCTCATCAGGAAACTTAGTTCGATAA